The following is a genomic window from Paenibacillus thiaminolyticus.
TAATATGTTCTTGATTTATTTGGCGCCGGTCATCGCTGTCATCATGGCCGTCCTGCTTGCCGTTCTCGTCCTAATATACCGGAAGCAATTGAAGGTGACGGACAGCCAGCGCCATGCCCTGATGCAGCTGTCGGCGGAATCGTATATTTCCGACATGCGGCTCGTGAAGAAATCAGTCACGATCCTCGTCTTGACGATCTTGGGCTTCGTGCTTCACTCGGCCATTCATGTAGAGCCGGCGGTCATCGCGATGGCAGGTGCCACGCTGCTGATGCTGATCGGCCTGAAGGGAGAAGAGGAGCTGGAAGAAGCGCTGCATCGGGTCGAATGGATAACCATCTTGTTCTTCATCGGCCTGTTCATTCTCGTCGGAGGACTGATCGAAGTCGGCGTCATCAATCAATTGGCCCAATGGATGTTGAGCGTTACGAACGGGGATATGACGCGCACCGCCATGTTCGTGCTCTGGGGCTCGGGCATCGCATCCGCGACGATAGACAATATCCCTTTTGTAGCGACGATGATTCCGCTCCTGCAGAATGTCGGAACCCAGATGGGCATTACGGATCCGAACCAATTGAATCCGCTCTGGTGGTCACTGGCGCTCGGGGCTTGCCTGGGGGGCAACGGTACCTTGATCGGCGCATCGGCGAACGTGATCGTGGCAGGGATGGCGCAGCGCGAGGGACATGGCTTCGGTTACATGGATTTTCTCAAAATCGGAGCTCCGTTGACACTGCTGGCGCTGGCGATTTCAACCGCCTACATTTTCCTGTTTATTCTGTAACCGTTCGCGAGCCCGAGCGACGGGCAGGTTGTAACGGCTGCCTAATCGTCTGTAAGATGCAGGATGGGAACATTTCGATAACAAAAAGCTGCATGCCTTTCGAAGCCCGGGGCCAGAATACACGGTACTGGCACACCGAAAAAGGCTCCGGGAGGCGTTGCGAATGGAACTGTGGACTCTCGTATTGCGCACGGTACTGATGTATGTTGTTGTCTTCGTCGTGCTTCGTCTGATGGGCAAAAGAGAGATTGGCAAGCTGTCCGTATTCGATGTCGTTATCTCCATTATGATTGCGGAGATTGCGGTATTTGTCATCGAAGATGGCAAGAAGCCGCTATGGCAAGGGCTTGTCCCGATCATCGTTCTAATTATCATTCAGATCAGCGTGGCTTACATAGCCTTGAAAAGCCAGTGGATGAGGGGGGTGTTCGATGGCAAGCCAAGCATTATCATCAAGAACGGCCAGCTTGACCGCAAGGAGATGGGCCGGCAGCGGTACAATCTGGATGACCTGATGCAGCAGCTCCGCGAGCAGGGCGTGGACAATATGGGTGACGTTCACTATGCGATATTGGAGGCGAACGGCAAGCTGACTGTCTTCCTGAAGGAGAATTCGGATACCTCTCCTGCCCAGGAGAAGCAGAACGGCGCGCAGCAATCGGGCGGCATCCTGGAGGAAGATTATACCGGAGACGCGAAAGGTCCCGGTCCGCTTACCGCCGCCAGCTCGGCCTCCTCGTCAGACGGCAGGAAGAAGGCGAAGAAAAAACGCCCCGCCCTGCGGAAGCCGGAGCGGTACCATTTCACGACACTGCCGCTCCCGCTTATTATGGATGGCAAGGTGCAGGATAATAATTTGTCGACCATCAATAAGACGCGCTTCTGGTTGAAAAACCAGCTTAATCTGAAAGGCATCAGCGAATTTAAAGATGTTTTTTTCTGTTCTATCGATCATCGTGGCCATTTATTCGTTGATCGGAAGCATAAGTAGGAACAGCCGGATGATTATTTGCGATGCGGCTTCGTAGGCAGCCATTGCCGGAGCAGAGGAAGCCGTGTCACATCATCGCGGTTGATAAGGCCCATAATAATGAGCAACAGCAGATAGACGATGACCCCCGCCATCCCCCCCGCGATGAAGCGGAGCAGACCGTAGCCTTCCGGAAGCGGCGCACGCACATAGACCGCCTGAATGCAGCCTGCCATAATCACCATGGCCGATCCCACCTTCATGAAATCGAGCCACGGCATCTTCAGATCAAGATGACGGATGACGCTCACCGCATGGAGGACCGTGACCAACACAATATTGATGCATATCGCGATAATGGCTCCATAAATGCCTAATTGAGGTTGTGAAGCCAACTGAATAATGAGCAGAAGCTTCATGGCGGCTCCGATGAATGTATTCACGAGGGCGGTTCCCGGGCGTTCAAGAGCCTGCAGCGCAGCTTGAAGCGGAGCCTGCAAGTAAATGAAGACCGCAATCGGGGCCATCCACCGCAGCATAGGAGCGACGCTGGCATCGTTATAGAGCAGGACGCAGAGCGGAAGGGCGAGCACGAACATGATGACGGCGAACGGCGCCCCGCATACGAGCGCCAGCCGTATCGCCTGATGTA
Proteins encoded in this region:
- a CDS encoding ArsB/NhaD family transporter; protein product: MGHDVSAWQVSIAVIVFLVTYAIIISEKINRAIIALLGAVAMLVLQIVDVRRAFTEHIEWNTIFLLVGMMILVGITNKSGIFQYAAVKAAQRTKGRPIRILVILATITAVGSAFLDNVTTVLLVVPITFSITRMLNINPVPFLITEVIASNVGGTATLIGDPPNIMIGSANPHLTFNMFLIYLAPVIAVIMAVLLAVLVLIYRKQLKVTDSQRHALMQLSAESYISDMRLVKKSVTILVLTILGFVLHSAIHVEPAVIAMAGATLLMLIGLKGEEELEEALHRVEWITILFFIGLFILVGGLIEVGVINQLAQWMLSVTNGDMTRTAMFVLWGSGIASATIDNIPFVATMIPLLQNVGTQMGITDPNQLNPLWWSLALGACLGGNGTLIGASANVIVAGMAQREGHGFGYMDFLKIGAPLTLLALAISTAYIFLFIL
- a CDS encoding DUF421 domain-containing protein, with translation MELWTLVLRTVLMYVVVFVVLRLMGKREIGKLSVFDVVISIMIAEIAVFVIEDGKKPLWQGLVPIIVLIIIQISVAYIALKSQWMRGVFDGKPSIIIKNGQLDRKEMGRQRYNLDDLMQQLREQGVDNMGDVHYAILEANGKLTVFLKENSDTSPAQEKQNGAQQSGGILEEDYTGDAKGPGPLTAASSASSSDGRKKAKKKRPALRKPERYHFTTLPLPLIMDGKVQDNNLSTINKTRFWLKNQLNLKGISEFKDVFFCSIDHRGHLFVDRKHK